The following are encoded together in the Candidatus Goldiibacteriota bacterium genome:
- the rph gene encoding ribonuclease PH, protein MRDNRDNNQMREVKITRNFMKYAEGSVLVEFGDTKVICTATVQNDVPPFLKGRGTGWVTAEYSMLPCSTNTRNQRDSVKGKPNGRAQEIQRLIGRSLRAVIDFKKLGERTIIIDADVMQADGGTRTAAITGAYVALYDAAEKLMKSGETESSAVNEIIAAVSVGMKNGEVLLDLDYKEDSSADVDMNIVMTGSGKFIELQSTAERKPFTTEELNAMIASGKKGIEELFKIQKKALGI, encoded by the coding sequence ATGCGGGATAACAGGGATAATAACCAGATGAGGGAAGTTAAGATAACCCGTAATTTTATGAAGTATGCCGAAGGCTCCGTGCTTGTGGAATTCGGCGATACAAAAGTTATCTGCACGGCCACGGTTCAGAACGATGTGCCTCCGTTTTTAAAAGGCAGAGGAACAGGCTGGGTGACGGCTGAATATTCCATGCTGCCGTGTTCCACCAATACAAGAAACCAAAGGGACTCTGTTAAAGGCAAACCCAACGGCAGGGCGCAGGAAATACAAAGGCTTATTGGCAGGTCGCTGCGCGCGGTTATTGATTTTAAGAAACTTGGGGAGCGGACAATAATAATAGACGCGGACGTAATGCAGGCTGACGGCGGCACAAGGACAGCCGCAATTACCGGCGCTTATGTGGCTCTTTATGACGCGGCGGAAAAATTAATGAAAAGCGGGGAAACTGAATCTTCCGCGGTAAATGAAATTATAGCTGCGGTTTCTGTGGGTATGAAAAACGGGGAAGTTCTGCTGGACCTTGACTATAAAGAAGATTCCAGCGCGGATGTGGATATGAATATAGTAATGACGGGGTCCGGTAAATTTATAGAGCTTCAGTCCACGGCGGAAAGAAAGCCTTTCACAACGGAAGAATTAAACGCCATGATAGCTTCCGGTAAAAAGGGAATTGAAGAACTGTTTAAAATTCAGAAAAAAGCGCTGGGGATCTGA
- the queD gene encoding 6-carboxytetrahydropterin synthase QueD — protein sequence MYELMVKDTFASAHNLRDYKGKCEHLHGHNYLVEAYFKRETLEKNGLAVDFNVLKTALKKVTEYLDHKYLNDDVEFFKINNTSAENIARFIYEELEKEVKEARVSRVSVYESEKAMVSYTK from the coding sequence ATGTACGAACTTATGGTAAAAGACACTTTTGCGTCAGCGCATAATTTAAGGGACTATAAAGGCAAGTGCGAACACCTGCACGGACATAACTATCTGGTGGAAGCGTACTTTAAAAGGGAGACTCTGGAAAAAAACGGCCTTGCAGTGGATTTTAACGTCTTAAAGACAGCCCTTAAAAAAGTCACGGAATATCTTGACCATAAATACTTAAATGATGATGTGGAGTTCTTTAAAATTAATAATACCTCCGCGGAAAACATAGCAAGGTTTATTTATGAAGAACTTGAAAAAGAGGTTAAAGAAGCGCGGGTCAGCAGGGTAAGCGTATACGAATCGGAAAAAGCAATGGTCTCATACACCAAATAA
- a CDS encoding glutamate racemase — protein sequence MNNKAIGVFDSGLGGLTVVKEIMKILPDEKIIYLGDTARTPYGTKTKETIIRFSVENTNFLLRKNVKTVVVACNTASALALNEIKQKFGINIIGVIDAGARAAVAATENKRIGVIGTKATIGSGIYEKTIRKFNPDIKVFSNPAPLLVPLVEEGWLDRQETAGILKHYLEPFKGKKIDTLVLGCTHYPLLKPLIRKIMPDVNVIDSGKETAAVVSNLLIMKNQVAKKGNSKTSAFYVTDTPSAFNRVGAMFLKGSMIKAKKINL from the coding sequence ATGAACAATAAAGCAATAGGGGTTTTTGATTCGGGGCTTGGCGGCCTTACAGTTGTAAAAGAGATTATGAAAATATTGCCTGATGAAAAGATAATATATCTTGGCGATACCGCAAGGACGCCTTACGGCACAAAAACAAAAGAGACCATAATCCGTTTTTCCGTTGAAAACACTAATTTTCTTTTAAGAAAAAACGTAAAAACCGTCGTTGTCGCGTGCAATACCGCTTCTGCCCTTGCTTTAAATGAAATTAAACAGAAATTCGGAATAAATATAATAGGCGTTATTGATGCCGGCGCAAGGGCTGCTGTTGCCGCGACAGAAAATAAGCGTATCGGCGTAATAGGCACAAAGGCGACAATTGGCAGCGGAATTTACGAAAAAACAATAAGAAAATTTAATCCGGACATAAAAGTATTTTCAAATCCCGCGCCTTTGCTTGTGCCTCTGGTGGAAGAAGGGTGGCTGGACAGGCAGGAAACAGCCGGTATTTTAAAACACTATCTTGAGCCTTTTAAAGGCAAAAAAATAGACACTTTGGTGCTTGGCTGCACGCATTACCCTCTGTTAAAACCCCTTATCCGTAAAATAATGCCGGATGTTAACGTGATAGATTCGGGCAAAGAGACTGCTGCTGTTGTATCCAACCTTCTTATAATGAAGAATCAGGTTGCAAAAAAGGGTAATTCAAAAACTTCGGCTTTTTATGTCACTGACACCCCTTCGGCTTTTAACAGGGTTGGCGCTATGTTTTTAAAAGGCAGTATGATTAAAGCGAAAAAAATAAATCTGTAA
- a CDS encoding DUF362 domain-containing protein → MKAEVYFTPFGAKHFDDSILSRLEKMFDRSGAGSIIKDGDLVAVKAHFGEHGNVSFISPVYYRAIIDRIKMCGGNPFITDSNTLYVGERNNAVKHHNIAAKHGFTIETAGAPVIIADGLLGTDSVEVEINGRHIKKAKIASAIYWAPKMIVVSHAKGHMLTGFGGTLKNLGMGGACRAGKQEQHSGQVPKFISDKCTGCGECVEWCNFNAIEINGGKAVNISDKCSGCGECIAACRFDAIESNWDVDPSVMQEKMAEYAAASVKNKKKAVFYFNFIINVTPECDCAPSSDKYLVPDIGILGSFDPVALDAASADMINKASVIMPNVLEKESYEMKHAENDKFRMVHPKMDWQAQLKHAEELGMGTREYEIIEV, encoded by the coding sequence ATGAAAGCAGAAGTTTATTTTACGCCTTTTGGGGCAAAACATTTTGACGACAGCATTTTATCGCGCCTTGAAAAGATGTTTGACCGTTCCGGAGCCGGAAGTATAATTAAAGACGGTGATCTGGTTGCCGTTAAAGCGCATTTTGGAGAACATGGAAACGTATCCTTTATATCTCCGGTTTATTACAGGGCCATAATTGACAGGATTAAAATGTGCGGCGGAAACCCTTTTATAACCGACAGCAACACGTTATACGTGGGTGAAAGAAACAATGCGGTAAAGCATCATAATATTGCCGCGAAACACGGGTTTACGATAGAAACTGCCGGGGCTCCCGTGATAATAGCGGACGGGCTTTTGGGCACTGACTCTGTTGAAGTTGAAATAAACGGCAGGCACATAAAAAAAGCAAAAATAGCTTCGGCCATATATTGGGCGCCAAAAATGATAGTTGTTTCCCACGCCAAAGGCCACATGCTTACGGGTTTTGGAGGCACTTTAAAAAATCTTGGAATGGGCGGCGCGTGCAGGGCCGGAAAACAGGAGCAGCATTCCGGACAGGTTCCAAAATTCATAAGCGATAAATGCACCGGCTGCGGCGAATGTGTTGAATGGTGTAATTTTAACGCGATTGAAATAAACGGCGGCAAGGCAGTTAATATTTCTGATAAATGTTCGGGCTGCGGTGAATGTATTGCCGCGTGCAGGTTTGACGCGATTGAAAGCAACTGGGATGTTGACCCGTCAGTGATGCAGGAAAAAATGGCGGAATACGCGGCAGCATCGGTTAAAAATAAAAAGAAAGCGGTTTTTTATTTTAACTTTATTATTAATGTGACGCCGGAATGCGACTGCGCGCCGTCAAGCGATAAGTATCTTGTGCCTGATATCGGAATACTTGGTTCTTTTGATCCGGTTGCTCTTGATGCCGCGTCAGCTGATATGATTAATAAAGCTTCTGTTATAATGCCCAATGTGCTGGAAAAAGAAAGCTATGAAATGAAACACGCGGAAAACGACAAGTTTCGGATGGTTCACCCAAAGATGGACTGGCAGGCGCAGCTAAAGCACGCCGAAGAGCTTGGAATGGGAACAAGAGAATACGAAATTATAGAGGTTTAA
- a CDS encoding citramalate synthase — protein sequence MAAKKISIYDTSLRDGSQSARINYSLEDKLTIAKRLDELGVDYIEGGWPMKGVNNKDFEFFKKAKRLELKHAKLAAFGSTRRAKNKVQDDVTLNSLLEAGTKVITIFGKSWSLHAEKILGISLEENLKVIYESVAYLKDKKKEVIFDAEHFFDGYKDNPEYAIKCLLAAQKAGADCLCLAETNGGALTHEIDEITKEVIRAVNTKLGIHTHNDSELAVANSIMAVKNGITQVQGTMNGFGERAGNANLMSIIPILSLKMGYETIPSKNLKKLTETSHFLFEVANIPPDDRQPFTGKNAFAHKAGVHANAVLKEASAYEHMNPELVGNTRQILISDQAGASSLMFKAKQWGIELHKDDPRTKEFIVQIKKMEEEGYEFKDADASLEMYLKKNMLKHHKFFELEGLKVIVEDKGGVMVSEATVKLKVKGQIEHTVADAVGPVGALDSALRKALIKFYPKIKDMHLVDFKVRVLEGSAGTSAKVRVLIESSDKNDVWTTVGVSENIIEASWLALVDSVEYKLLKK from the coding sequence ATGGCGGCAAAAAAGATATCCATATATGATACATCTTTAAGGGACGGGTCCCAGAGCGCAAGGATAAATTATTCGCTTGAGGATAAGCTGACCATTGCGAAAAGGCTTGATGAACTTGGCGTGGATTACATTGAGGGCGGCTGGCCCATGAAGGGCGTTAATAACAAGGATTTTGAATTTTTTAAGAAAGCAAAAAGACTTGAATTAAAGCACGCCAAGCTTGCGGCTTTTGGGTCCACAAGGCGCGCGAAAAACAAAGTTCAGGATGATGTAACGCTTAATTCGCTTTTGGAAGCAGGCACAAAAGTAATAACGATATTTGGAAAATCCTGGTCGCTGCATGCCGAAAAAATACTTGGCATATCGCTTGAAGAAAACCTTAAAGTAATTTATGAATCCGTGGCATATCTTAAGGATAAAAAGAAGGAAGTTATATTTGACGCGGAACACTTTTTTGACGGGTACAAGGACAACCCGGAATACGCGATAAAGTGCCTTTTAGCCGCGCAGAAAGCCGGCGCAGACTGCCTGTGCCTTGCGGAAACAAACGGGGGCGCCCTTACTCATGAAATTGACGAAATAACAAAAGAGGTAATTAGGGCTGTAAATACAAAACTGGGAATTCATACGCATAATGATTCTGAACTTGCGGTGGCTAACAGCATAATGGCTGTGAAAAACGGAATAACGCAGGTGCAGGGGACAATGAACGGATTTGGGGAAAGGGCGGGCAACGCCAACCTTATGTCCATAATCCCGATACTTTCACTTAAAATGGGATATGAAACAATTCCATCTAAAAACTTAAAAAAGCTTACAGAGACTTCTCATTTTCTTTTTGAAGTGGCAAATATTCCGCCTGATGACAGGCAGCCCTTTACAGGCAAGAACGCTTTTGCCCATAAAGCCGGCGTGCACGCCAACGCGGTTTTAAAAGAAGCAAGCGCGTACGAACACATGAATCCCGAACTTGTCGGAAATACAAGGCAGATATTAATATCCGACCAGGCTGGCGCAAGTTCGCTGATGTTTAAGGCGAAACAGTGGGGTATTGAACTGCATAAAGATGACCCGCGTACAAAAGAATTTATTGTTCAGATAAAAAAGATGGAAGAAGAAGGGTACGAATTTAAGGATGCCGACGCGTCACTTGAGATGTATTTAAAGAAAAACATGTTAAAGCATCACAAATTCTTTGAACTTGAAGGCCTTAAAGTGATAGTTGAAGACAAGGGCGGGGTAATGGTGTCCGAAGCGACGGTAAAGTTAAAGGTTAAAGGGCAGATTGAACACACGGTTGCCGATGCAGTGGGCCCGGTGGGAGCCCTTGACAGCGCTTTAAGAAAAGCCCTTATTAAATTCTATCCTAAGATAAAAGATATGCACCTTGTTGATTTTAAAGTAAGGGTGCTTGAAGGTTCCGCGGGGACAAGCGCGAAGGTGCGTGTTTTAATTGAAAGTTCCGATAAAAATGACGTCTGGACAACGGTGGGCGTATCTGAAAATATAATAGAAGCAAGCTGGCTTGCGCTTGTGGATTCTGTTGAATATAAGCTGTTAAAAAAGTAA
- a CDS encoding aspartate kinase, with product MPLVVQKYGGASLATPEKMLHVADRIIKMKKKGNDMVVVVSAPGDTTDDLVTFAEKLSDNPPEREMDMLLSTGEQQSIALMSMALNHKGCPAISFTGHQVGIITDRSHTQARIKAIEGINKIKKALKEGKVVVVAGFQGITEEENITTLGRGGSDLTAVALAHALKADVAEFLKDVPGVLTTNPAVCPDASKIDFLSYDEMLELASSGAQVLYNRSVEFAKNYNVVLHVRGTFTETNGTIIKKEESKMEKIVVSGITYSKNEAKVTLKGVPDRPGVASKIFSTLADAGVNVDIIIQNVSEKGTTDVSFTTIRKDIKKTIKVVEGIVKKTGAAGYSVDEKVGKVSAVGVGMRTHTGIASKMFGALADAKVNINMISTSEIKISCVVSEDDTEKAVKALHAAFGLGKKSGSKK from the coding sequence ATGCCTTTAGTGGTTCAGAAATACGGCGGCGCATCGCTTGCCACGCCGGAAAAGATGCTTCACGTTGCCGACAGGATTATAAAAATGAAAAAAAAGGGCAACGACATGGTTGTTGTGGTTTCGGCTCCCGGCGACACAACGGATGACCTTGTAACGTTCGCGGAAAAATTATCAGACAATCCGCCGGAACGCGAAATGGATATGCTTTTATCCACGGGCGAACAGCAGTCTATTGCTTTAATGAGTATGGCTCTTAATCATAAAGGGTGCCCGGCTATTTCTTTTACAGGACATCAGGTGGGAATAATAACTGACAGGTCTCACACACAGGCAAGGATTAAAGCAATTGAAGGTATTAACAAAATAAAGAAGGCTTTAAAAGAAGGAAAAGTTGTGGTTGTAGCCGGTTTTCAGGGTATAACTGAAGAAGAAAACATTACCACCCTTGGCCGCGGCGGGTCGGACTTAACCGCTGTAGCGCTGGCGCACGCTTTAAAGGCCGATGTGGCGGAATTCTTAAAGGACGTGCCGGGCGTTTTGACAACCAATCCGGCAGTGTGTCCGGATGCTTCCAAGATTGATTTTCTTTCATACGATGAAATGCTTGAACTTGCAAGCAGCGGAGCCCAGGTGCTTTATAACCGCTCCGTGGAATTCGCGAAAAATTACAACGTGGTGCTTCATGTAAGGGGAACATTCACCGAAACAAACGGGACAATAATTAAAAAGGAGGAATCCAAAATGGAAAAAATAGTTGTAAGCGGTATAACATACAGCAAGAATGAAGCAAAGGTGACTTTAAAGGGAGTTCCTGACAGGCCGGGTGTGGCGTCAAAGATATTTTCAACGCTTGCCGATGCGGGCGTAAATGTTGATATTATTATTCAGAACGTAAGCGAGAAAGGTACAACAGACGTTTCTTTTACAACCATCCGCAAAGACATCAAAAAAACAATAAAAGTGGTTGAGGGAATTGTTAAAAAGACCGGAGCTGCCGGGTATTCTGTTGATGAAAAAGTGGGCAAAGTTTCCGCTGTAGGCGTGGGCATGAGGACGCATACAGGAATTGCATCCAAGATGTTCGGCGCGCTTGCGGATGCTAAAGTAAATATTAATATGATTTCCACTTCGGAAATAAAGATATCCTGCGTTGTATCCGAAGATGATACGGAAAAAGCGGTAAAGGCGCTTCACGCGGCTTTTGGCCTTGGCAAAAAAAGCGGGTCAAAAAAATAA
- a CDS encoding cofactor-independent phosphoglycerate mutase has translation MKYIILLADGMADRPVKELDGKTPLEAAFKPNMDSVFRQSKCGMVKTLVDGYPLGSDIGNMSVLGNNPVLHYTGRAPMEASSMGLSLEPDDVAFRCNLVTVDNGLMKDYSSGHITTAEADELIKAVDAKLGGGAFKFYTGKSYRHIMVTKGGEDITGVPPHDITGQKLSDNMPKGTMAKELIALMESSREILKNHPVNAARRAAGKNTADMIWLWGQGRRMEIPGLKEKYGISGAVISAVDLVNGIGMAMGLKVINVPGVTGFIDTNFKGKAQYALAALKDYDFVYVHVEATDEMGHIGDYKGKVLAIEKFDSEVVKTVMDGLDEIGDCRLMITSDHATPISERTHTAEAVPFVIYDTRKDFNNTVPAYSEKQINEKSGCHYEKAWELFEDFIKEKI, from the coding sequence ATGAAATATATAATACTTCTTGCCGACGGAATGGCAGACAGGCCGGTAAAGGAGCTTGACGGTAAGACCCCGCTTGAAGCTGCTTTTAAACCCAATATGGATTCCGTTTTCAGGCAGTCAAAATGCGGTATGGTAAAAACACTGGTGGATGGTTATCCGCTGGGTTCTGATATTGGAAACATGTCAGTTCTTGGAAATAATCCCGTTTTGCATTATACGGGGCGCGCCCCTATGGAAGCTTCAAGCATGGGTTTAAGCCTTGAACCCGACGATGTGGCTTTCAGGTGCAACCTGGTAACTGTAGATAACGGCTTAATGAAAGATTATTCTTCCGGGCATATTACCACCGCGGAGGCGGATGAACTTATTAAAGCGGTGGACGCAAAACTTGGCGGAGGCGCTTTTAAGTTTTATACCGGAAAAAGTTACAGGCATATAATGGTTACAAAAGGCGGGGAAGATATCACGGGTGTGCCGCCGCATGACATTACCGGTCAGAAACTAAGCGATAACATGCCGAAGGGAACAATGGCAAAAGAACTTATTGCCCTTATGGAAAGTTCCCGTGAAATTTTAAAAAATCATCCCGTAAACGCCGCAAGGCGTGCCGCGGGAAAAAACACAGCGGATATGATATGGCTGTGGGGGCAGGGAAGGCGTATGGAAATTCCGGGGCTTAAGGAAAAATACGGAATTTCAGGCGCGGTAATTTCGGCCGTTGACCTTGTAAACGGAATCGGCATGGCAATGGGGCTTAAGGTAATAAATGTCCCCGGAGTTACAGGCTTTATAGACACTAATTTTAAAGGCAAAGCGCAGTACGCGCTTGCGGCCCTTAAGGATTATGATTTTGTTTATGTGCACGTGGAAGCAACCGATGAAATGGGGCATATCGGCGATTATAAAGGCAAAGTGCTTGCAATAGAAAAGTTTGATTCGGAAGTGGTGAAAACGGTTATGGACGGCCTTGATGAAATCGGGGACTGCAGGCTTATGATAACGTCGGACCATGCAACCCCCATTTCGGAACGCACGCACACGGCAGAAGCGGTTCCGTTTGTAATTTACGACACAAGAAAAGATTTTAATAATACGGTGCCGGCATATTCCGAAAAACAGATAAATGAAAAAAGCGGATGCCATTATGAAAAGGCGTGGGAATTGTTTGAGGATTTTATAAAGGAAAAAATATAA
- a CDS encoding tetratricopeptide repeat protein produces MKKALLIAGIILTFCISVFAAEAPEGGGTEAAGGKSPQLQGGEKKSAAAFKAYNAGYTKYLAHNYKDALKDFKKAIKLKPEYAKSYNFAGLAYAAMKQNNHAIHMYKRAIKADAVYAEAYHNMGIAFEIKKDRAAAESFYRKAIELDNDNHIFVRASLNLAEMLREDRKFDEALQILRKAMVYEPNFAELHNAAGLVYLDSRDVVEDDEAYNYAVKFFKKALEFDQHYVEAATNLGVAYFRKGMLDKALNQFEAAIKINKNFAGAHYNYAGALVIKGYYKKAIAHFKKAVELKPDFFEAYYGMGKAQEKINLFKEAEDSYKKAIAINKEYEPVVQAKADVREIRKSFISHIQFKKKAVEGEEGEEEEEETAEGEEDEEGEIVKKKAVDEEDVEDLRLEEEKVKSEEDEEE; encoded by the coding sequence ATGAAAAAAGCATTGTTAATCGCGGGGATTATATTAACTTTTTGTATCTCTGTTTTTGCGGCAGAAGCTCCGGAGGGCGGCGGAACAGAAGCCGCAGGCGGAAAAAGCCCGCAGCTTCAGGGCGGCGAAAAAAAATCAGCGGCGGCGTTTAAGGCATACAACGCCGGATATACAAAGTACCTTGCGCATAACTATAAAGACGCGCTTAAGGATTTTAAAAAGGCGATTAAGCTTAAACCTGAATACGCCAAATCCTATAATTTTGCCGGGCTTGCGTACGCGGCAATGAAGCAGAACAATCACGCTATTCATATGTATAAACGGGCAATTAAAGCGGACGCGGTTTACGCGGAAGCTTATCACAACATGGGCATAGCTTTTGAAATAAAAAAAGACAGGGCGGCCGCTGAAAGTTTTTACCGCAAAGCCATTGAACTTGATAATGATAACCACATTTTTGTAAGGGCTTCATTGAACCTTGCGGAAATGCTGCGCGAAGACAGAAAATTTGATGAGGCGCTGCAGATATTAAGAAAAGCCATGGTATATGAACCTAACTTTGCGGAACTTCATAACGCCGCCGGGCTTGTTTATCTTGACAGCCGCGACGTGGTGGAAGACGATGAAGCTTATAATTACGCGGTTAAATTTTTCAAAAAAGCCCTTGAATTTGACCAGCATTATGTTGAAGCCGCAACTAACCTTGGCGTGGCATATTTCAGAAAGGGAATGCTTGACAAAGCCCTGAACCAGTTTGAAGCGGCGATAAAAATAAATAAAAATTTCGCCGGCGCCCATTATAATTATGCCGGCGCCCTTGTAATAAAAGGATATTATAAAAAGGCAATCGCTCATTTTAAAAAGGCCGTGGAGTTAAAACCTGATTTCTTTGAAGCATATTATGGAATGGGCAAAGCGCAGGAAAAAATAAACCTGTTTAAAGAAGCTGAAGATTCTTATAAGAAAGCCATTGCGATAAATAAGGAATACGAACCGGTGGTTCAGGCAAAGGCCGACGTCAGGGAGATAAGAAAAAGTTTTATAAGCCACATACAGTTTAAGAAAAAGGCTGTTGAAGGCGAAGAGGGCGAAGAAGAAGAGGAAGAAACAGCCGAAGGCGAAGAGGATGAGGAAGGCGAAATAGTAAAGAAAAAAGCAGTTGATGAAGAAGACGTGGAAGATTTAAGGCTTGAAGAGGAAAAAGTAAAATCAGAAGAAGATGAGGAAGAATAA